AATTTGCATATACTGCTGTCAAGCCTTACTGATAGAAATAGTATAGCTTGTCGTCACCCCATGGGCCAAAGCCATAATAAAATGATAGCTAGTGTTTTTCTTTAGGAGACTTGTTTGATTTATTGTATGGATAAATTTATCAGGAAAATAAACCCCTTCCGTTCTTTGGCCATTTCCTTCTGATGTTAGATATTTAACGTAAGGAAGAGTTCCCTAGTTATCAAAAACAAGATAACTGAGAGTTTCCTCCATTTGATGTAGCTTCTTGGGAGGAGCAGTGGCTTTCAAGTAGCACCAACTCATCGCCCATGTACCAAAGGCATTTGGCTGTGGAGTGCACCTTTACGAAGAACAGCTCTTGATGGAACAGAATACAACCTTCTACTGCTGGACACTGAAGGAATCGATGCTTATGATCAAACGGTTAGATTTTgtgcttaaatatttttatcattgcTGTACTGGTAAAATACGGGCAGCTTTCTTTGATTCACCATGCTTTTTTTCCTTATAGTAGATCCTTTTACTTTTACCTACTCCCCCACCTCCACTAAATGACAAAGAAAATGTCAGCTATGTGTCAACTCTGaataattgtttttctttcttgtttggGTTAGTATTCTGCATAATTGTTCCTCACTGAGTATTACTCTtactcttcaaaaaaaaaaaattgtctccTTCTAACTTGTTCATTTTGGGTTCGATTAAACTTTAAAGGAATAGGAACTCAAGGAATACTTTTTCTCTGGCAATCCCCCTCCCTTCTATTTATGTCTTCCTCCTTATTCATCTTTTAGTTGTTCAACAGGGAACATACAGCACACAGATATTCTCCTTGGCAGTCCTCCTCTCGAGTATGTTTGTTTATAATCAGGTTTGAACGACCCAGGCATGGATCTCCTATCTTTTTCTGACAAGATGTTCTTGCTAGATAATCATTCAATCATAAAGGGCTTAGGTTATGTGTCTTGCAGGAATGCCTTTTTTCTTGTAGTTActaatgagaaaaagacattcTCATAAGATACATCCTTTCTCCTTTCGATTTATATACTTCTGTTGTTTTTACtgtttgcttttttttttttacttcttgttTGACTTGTATCCAATTTAGACTAGTTtcctaatatttttattgattagATGGGTGGTATTGATGAAGCTGCTCTTGATCGGCTCTCTCTCGTCACTGAAATGACTAAGCATATACGTGTTAGAGCTTCTGGAGGAAGGACCAGTGCCTCTGAGCTTGGACAGTTCTCTCCAATCTTTGTTTGGTTGCTTAGGGTAAGTtggaatttatttattaatatcagTTTAGCTTCTTTTAAGGTTTCCCCTTCTGAATTATAAGTAAATGGCATGCACgtattacttttttcttttgaataggATTTTTATTTAGACTTGACTGAGGATAATCATAAGATAACACCACGGGACTACCTAGAGCTTGCTTTACGACCAGTTCAAGGTGGTAGGAGAGATGTAGCTGCTAAAAATGAGGTACTCACATCAAATCATTATTCTTTCATTTTGCTTATCCACAAAAGCTCAATTGCTATGAGTAATCTTCTCTATCCTAAGGGCTTCAATGGTAGTTCTGTTTTGCCTTTTTTGATCTGGCGCTAGTTCTTTCTTACTTATTAATAAAGAGAGTATTCTCTCTATCCAAAGGACTGGCTGGCTGATCTTGTAGAATACTTGCActtgatttatttttgtctcatattttgtataaataaattCCCATAGTAGATAAAAAATTTTAACTTGTGACTGCAGATTAGGGAGTCCATTCGTGCTCTTTTCCCTGACAGAGAATGCTTCACCCTTGTGCGGCCACTGAGCAACGAGAATGAGCTCCAACGGCTTGACCAAATACCTGTCAGTGCTTATGATTCATTTCTTGTATTCTCTGTGATTATAATTACTATCTGATTGTTTTATTGTGGGAATAATCCTTCATAGTTCTTACTGTGGTTTCATGGCACATGCAGATAGAAAAACTAAGGCCGGAGTTTAAAGCAGGTCTTGATGCTTTGACAAGATTTGTTTTTGAGAGGACTAAACCCAAGCAGTTTGGAGCTACTGTAATGACAGGGCCGATATTTGCCCGTATAACTCAGTCCTTCGTTGATGCTCTTAACAATGGGGCAGTGCCCACAATTACATCTTCATGGCAGGTAGATATTAGTACATTTTGTTTCTTCAATCTGCTTGTTGTTCTTATTTGTATCTACAGTAGTATGAGTTGTTATATATTATTTGGTTGTGGACACTGAGAGGATAAACTGGGGAAAAACGATTATTCTTGCTTTAGATGTTTTTATGTGCATGATTTGTAACCAAGCGTCATTGATATTTTGTATTAGAGGCTTGTGACCTTTATATAATGTTTCATGACCATGCATTTCTTCGGGCTTATGGTAAATATTGTGTCATAAGGGACTGAATGCTGATACATATGAAAGCCActaatcatatattatttatttttttgaactgGTAAACATGAGGCCACTAATCATATATGACGGTATTTATATTCCGGTCATGACTTCTGTAAAGCAACAAAAATCCTTCTTTACcatgttgtattatttatttaatagagGCATCTTTATTTCCTCTACTACGATCTGAATCAaatattgtttgttttctttGACAAAAGAATGATAATATGACATCTTTATGCTCATGTTGCCTTTCTTCCTTCTTATAGATTTGAATATAAAGTTTCACCAATTCCATTGTCTAGAGTTGAACTATTTGCTTATCTTGTTCTATGGGCCTTCTTTGTATAATTGTGTCTTCTGATTGCTCATGACCCATATGATTTTTCTGTATCTTGGCTGCCCTTCTTGTTTTAGTTCAGCTCGATTAGACTATcgaaaaatcagaaaaaatgaatttggaaTACATGATGGGACCAGCGGATAATTGTAGAATTGCTCAACGTTCTAAACTATGTGAGAAAATTGAGCTGGGAAGCACTTTGCTGATAGCTTTTAGAAGTAGGGGAGCATGCTGAGATGTATAGATGTCCAATCCTGCAACAGCTAGTTGTTTGGCCTAGTCTTGGGATTGTCTCAGACTTCAATGGACAAAATAAGTGACTATGGTTCATTTTGTGGCTAAAATTGCACTTCTCTGCGGTATGAAGAAATGGATGACTTTTTTTCAGGGTTCTTTTATTAGATGCTAATAACTGCATGCtgtttatttcctttctagctCGTCTATCTTATTTGGTTTGCAAGTAAGTCTTTTTCTATTCCCTTTGCTGTTAAATTGGACTGACAAAAATGGCAGACTTACTAGTTTAGTAGTGAATAGGCAGAGAACCATATTTTGGTCTAGGTTTCTCATGCCTTTTGGTATGCTACTTGTATTGTATATCGTGGTTCTTCCACATTAATAAAGTTAGTTTCTACttcgtaaaaaaaaaactagtgaATTGTATATGGAGGATCTTGCGGATATTATTCAACTTCCCATCTGTAATTGTATTTATGAAAAGTAGTTTTCAGATGAAGCACAATGCTAGTAACCATTTTTTATCCTTTATGTACCCTTGCacatgatatgaaattttgtTGACTGTGATTTTCCTGTGGCAGAGCGTTGAGGAAGCTGAGTGTCAAAGAGCATATGATTTGGCTGCTGAAATGTACATGACTTCTTTTGATCGTTCTAAGCCTCCGGAGGAAGTAAGTACTGCTGTGTTTCGTAAGTAATGCAATTTAAAAATATCTACTGATATTTTTGTAATTGCAGGCTGCACTAAGAGAAGCACATGAAGATGCTATCCAGAAGTCCATGGCTGCATTTAATTCTACGGCTGTAGGGGCTGGATCCATCAGAACCAAATATGAGAAACGTCTCcaaaatttcataaagaaagCATTTGAggttttgattattatttctgcccctctttttttgtttgtttgcttTGATGACTGTAGTGTCAGGGCCATCTTTCACGCACCTCGACTAAATTCCCCCTAATATTTAGGAAAAGAGGTCCACAAGAGAGGTGTATAGTTGGAGAAAGCTTAAATTCACCCTTAAAATGATTGGACATGTCACCATTTTAGTTGTTGTCTTTACCTTTGCTTGCATATTAACTGTACTTTGATATATCTCCAAAAATATGCTGATTTGTACTGATTCTAATGTAGGACATTAGAAAGGATGCTTTTAGGGAGTCTTCTCTACAATGTTCTAATGCGATACAGGACATGGAAAATAGACTGAGAAAAGCTTGTCATGCTCCTGATGCAAAAGTAGATACTGTGCTCAAAGTAAGTCTTTATGGTAGACTTTAAAACCTATTTGGGTAGCTAAACTAAAATTGTTTGTATAATGAGTTGTTTACGTTGTAAATCCATGTTGTATGTAGGTTCTTGATGATTCTGTGTCCAAATATGAGGCGATGTGTCAAGGTCCTGAAAAATGTAGAAAGTTACTAGTCTTCTTACAACAAAGGTTTGTTATTCCATAGTTCTTACTGAAGCACTTCAGTTTAGGAATGTATATGTGattcattttgaattttgcaGCTTGGAGGGGCCACTTGTTGATCTCATCAATAAACAAATAGACCAAATTGGGTCAGAGAAAACTGCACTTGCATTGAAGTGTCGTTCCATTGAGGATAAGATGAGCTTCCTTAACAAACAACTGGAAGCTAGTGAGAAGTTTAAATCTGAATACTTGAAGCGCTATGAAGATGCCACCAGTGACAAGAAGAAGCTTGCAGAAGATTATGCAGGCCGTATTGCAAATTTGCAGAGTAAACATAGTATGTTAGAAGAAAGATATGCCAGCTTATCAAAAACATTAGATTCTACTAGAATCGAGTCCATGGAATGGAAAAGGAAATATGAGCAATTACTTTCGAAACAGAAGGCTGGGGAGGAACAGTCAAATGCAGAGATAAGTATTCTTAAGTCGAGAACTAGTGCTGCAGAAGCAAGGGTTAATGCTGCCAAAGAGCAAGCTGAATCTGCTCAAGAGGAGGCAGAGGAGTGGAAACGTAAGTACGGCATTGCTGCCAAGGAAGCAAAGAATGCTCTTGAGAAGGCAGCAGCTGTCCAAGAGCGCACTAGCAAGCAAGCACAATTGCGAGAGGATGCTTTACGGGATGAATTTTCGAGTACTTTGGCTAATAAGGTGAATTTCTACTTGATAGATTGATGCTAGTTATTGGcttcattttcttttgcttCTCATCCCTCTACCTAAAAACCTCAGTAAAATGTTAAAATGGTGCCTAACTCCGTGCAGCTATGTTTTCTCTTGTACTTTGCTTGATGGACTGTGCCAGCCGACTTGATTGGTGTTCCGAAATGATAATTGAGATTCTTGCCTTTTCTTTTCAGTACAGTAATTGAGATTTTCTGTTCTTGTGAAATTGCAGGAAGAGGAGATTAAGGAGAAGGCAGCAAAACTTGAGCAAGCTGAGCAGCGTTTGTCAACTTTAAATTTGGAGTTGAAGGTGCACGTCTTCTATATAAAACTAGTTTACGTGTATCTTCACCTGATTTgtgcatgatttctttttttaaaacaggATGGAGAAAAATGTATGGGAGAAAGATGGGAGGTTGGGAGAGACAGATGTTTAACTTGCTTTAAAGTGACCTGTAAATTCCATGCTTGCAGAAGAAGTCACTACCTCCATCATCCAATATCTGTTCCTTagatttatgaaaagttgtctCTCAGCTCTGTAGTTATTGGTAGCCATGACATTTGTGTATTGGTCATGGATAGACAGATTTAGATAGTTTGTCCCTATGCTGGTGCATACCTTGCAAGATGATTGTCATATACCTGGCATTGCTCCTTATAATATGAGAATAGTAGTCCGTTAGATCTTCATATTCATATCTCACTTCATATAGTTAGCCCAATATATGCACAAGTTCTGGTACTAATGACATACTCTACCTACTAAAAAAAAGGTACTTTTACTATTGGTTATGCTAAGATCTTTACCTTACACAGGTTGCTGAGTCAAAGATAGAGAACTATGACCTGGAGGTCTCATCCTTGAAGCGTGCAATTAAGGAATTAGGTGAAAGGTTTGAGCGCATCAATGCTACTGCATTATCATTTGAAAGAGAAGTTAGGATTCTGGAACAAGAGAAAGTTCATCTGGAGCAGAAGTATCGGTCTGAGTTCAGTAGATTTGAAGATGTTGAGGATAGATGTAAATCAGCTGAAAGAGAGGCTAAAAGAGCGACTGAGCTGGCTGATAAAGCAAGGGTTGAAGCAGCTACTGCCCAGAAAGAAAAGAGTGAAATCCATCGAGTAGCTATGGAAAGGTCGGCTCAGATCGAGAGGAATGAGAGAAATATACAAAACTTGGAGAGGCAAAGAGATGACTTGGCCGATGAATTAGAGAGGTGCCGTGCATCTGAGTTTGATGCACAGTCAAAAGTTACAACTTTGGAGGCCAGAGTCGAAGAAAGGGAAAAGGAAATTGAATCACTTCTGAAATCAAATAATGAACAGAGAGCCAGTACTGTGCAGGTCCTTGAGAGTTTGTTGGAGACTGAGCGTGCTGCGCGTTCTGAGGCAAACAACAGGGCAGAAGCACTATCAGTTCAGTTGCAAACTACACAAGGAAAGCTGGATCTTCTTCAGCAACAGCTAACTAAAGTTCGGCTGAATGAAACAGCATTAGATAGCAAACTTAGAACTGCTTCCCATGGAAAACGTGCCAGGATAGAAGAATATGAAGCCGGTGTCGAATCTGCTCTTGATATGGGCACAAGTGATAGAGCAACCAGGGGAAATAAGAGGTCAAAGAGTACGACCAGCCCCATGGCAGTCACCTGTCCAGAAGATGGGGGCTCCGAGTTTAGGGGAGATGATGTTACTAGTAGTCAACAAACAAATACCGAGGATTATACTAAATACACAGTGCAGAAACTGAAGCAAGAGCTCACAAAGCATAATTTTGGTGCTGAACTGCTCCTATTGAAAAATCCCAACAAGAAGGATATTCTAGCTTTATATGAGAAATGTGTTCTCCAGAAATCGTAGCTTCCGCTGTGCTTCCTAGAAAGGTTTGAAGTAACTCCCCAACAAATTTGACCAGGTGACTCTCTGATATCTTAGGAGATTTTACATGGAAATCTTTAGCGCACTACCTTTTGACAGAAGCTGGTATAACTGCTGATGCTGCTGACTTAACCATTGATGTAACTTAAAGACTGTTTTCCCATCTGGGGTGTATTCTATTCTGGTCTATAGACATTTTGTTGTTTGTTCGCTGTGCTTAGTGCGCTGCAGCGACTCAAGAGTTGAAATTGGTGTATTGAGAGACTACTAGTATGCGGTTGTCACCCCTCGTTTTGGGGCTGACTCTAGGTTTTAAGTTTGTTTGATTCGTTTCTTCTTCCCCTGTTTCAGTTTTAGATGTTAATGATTGGTACTTGGTAAGATCACGTTATGTAAATCCCAGGACAAGCATGTTGTGTAAGAATTCCTGCTGAggtagttgattttttttccacttTTCAACTTCATTTCCTGTAAGCTGTTGATTTTGTCAACTAAAAATTggagttatttatttatttattaaatatgtatgtttttcttaattttgtatttcattGTCATAACTCATATTTATGTTCGTAAGTGGGGTTATCACAGCTTTGCTGAGTACAACTTCTCTACGATTTAAACCAATGCTGCCTTTTTTGATCCAAGTTCTGCTGGAGCTTTTGGTGGTAGCAATGCATTTTTGTGAATTTGAATCTAATTGGAGATAGTACGAGAGAGACATTcattaaaattgaaaagtatATCTTCACTTGCCAGAAAGTGAATGCACATTCATTTGATCCTTGTGGATTGAAAGGTAGACTAGACCGGACCTGCATGACCCTCCAGTCCTCCTAGGAGCCAATAGATGAATGAaggataatttttaaataaatccAATAATATACTACTCCATAATTTTAGCCCTTCTCCACAACGTAACATGGGTCAAGTTTCAacatagaaatatatttttttttgcttaaaacTAACTTGATCCAAATGTTGCCTACGTTCTCTCACAAACTAGAACTCAAAATTCTTAGTAGGCCAAATTATGAAAATGTAATTTAATACAATATTCTCCTAATTAgtgaatgaaataaaaagaaaatcaaactaCCAATCTTTCTAGATTATCCCATATTTTTCCAAATTGTTTGTTCAATCAAACCATTAACTAAATTGATTAGCCAGCTTTGTTCCAAATTTCCATACCAACAAGAAGtcatgagaatatatatatgaatacaaagaaaatttaaattaagcTTATGAAGACGTAATCGTTCATCATTTACATCTTACATACATACAtaactcttaataaaaataaaaaacaagtaAATAATGAACACTGTATATTGTCTAcctttaaaacaaaaacaaaaaaaaaaacctaattaAACAAAGAACTGATGACTATGCATTACTAAGAAAGTAGATTATTAATCTTTAATCTgtttaaaataaacatttattttattcctCCATCCTCATTAGTACCTCAAATCTTTTAACTTACTTGACTATTACACACTACAACAACAAccccaacattttttttttaatattcttaaTAGTAATTATTTTCTTCCTACTTTCTCATTTCTCTTTGCTTGCTTCTGAAGGTATAACAAAAGATGAGCCATCACCATGAACAACCAAATTCTGAATTAACTCATCATGAGGTGAGCTTTGGCTCTCAACATTATATGAAATGAAAGGATTAGGATTATAATAATCGACGAAATTCGTTGTTTTAAGGACAGggttaataataatattgttgcTGTGATGATCAAGTGGTTTTTTTATGGCAAATGATCCACATTGTCTAGGTTGTGTTTGGTAGAAAACTTTTGAAACAACTAATTCtccatctttttcttcttcattttcaccTAAGTGATATTGGTGCATTACCCAATTTGTTTTCTCAGGCTTTCTTTGCCTACCATAATTTGTATAAAGTACCAAAATTTTCTTGTAACCTTTGAGAACTCCACTTATATAAACTGGCCTTGTTTTACCTGTCTTGTGCCATCTTGTTTCACCACCATCAATTTCAGTGTGTACCTTTCGACGTTTTCTAGTCCCCGTCGTGTATGCTTTTGATGGACGAT
The Solanum stenotomum isolate F172 chromosome 12, ASM1918654v1, whole genome shotgun sequence DNA segment above includes these coding regions:
- the LOC125847229 gene encoding uncharacterized protein LOC125847229; this encodes MLRFFGRGSTGDSPQQDSPSPSPSPSPSSSPSPSPPKRSSVNVASGPARPIRFVYCDEKGKFQIDPEALAVLQLVKEPVGVVSVCGRARQGKSFILNQLLGRSSGFQVAPTHRPCTKGIWLWSAPLRRTALDGTEYNLLLLDTEGIDAYDQTGTYSTQIFSLAVLLSSMFVYNQMGGIDEAALDRLSLVTEMTKHIRVRASGGRTSASELGQFSPIFVWLLRDFYLDLTEDNHKITPRDYLELALRPVQGGRRDVAAKNEIRESIRALFPDRECFTLVRPLSNENELQRLDQIPIEKLRPEFKAGLDALTRFVFERTKPKQFGATVMTGPIFARITQSFVDALNNGAVPTITSSWQSVEEAECQRAYDLAAEMYMTSFDRSKPPEEAALREAHEDAIQKSMAAFNSTAVGAGSIRTKYEKRLQNFIKKAFEDIRKDAFRESSLQCSNAIQDMENRLRKACHAPDAKVDTVLKVLDDSVSKYEAMCQGPEKCRKLLVFLQQSLEGPLVDLINKQIDQIGSEKTALALKCRSIEDKMSFLNKQLEASEKFKSEYLKRYEDATSDKKKLAEDYAGRIANLQSKHSMLEERYASLSKTLDSTRIESMEWKRKYEQLLSKQKAGEEQSNAEISILKSRTSAAEARVNAAKEQAESAQEEAEEWKRKYGIAAKEAKNALEKAAAVQERTSKQAQLREDALRDEFSSTLANKEEEIKEKAAKLEQAEQRLSTLNLELKVAESKIENYDLEVSSLKRAIKELGERFERINATALSFEREVRILEQEKVHLEQKYRSEFSRFEDVEDRCKSAEREAKRATELADKARVEAATAQKEKSEIHRVAMERSAQIERNERNIQNLERQRDDLADELERCRASEFDAQSKVTTLEARVEEREKEIESLLKSNNEQRASTVQVLESLLETERAARSEANNRAEALSVQLQTTQGKLDLLQQQLTKVRLNETALDSKLRTASHGKRARIEEYEAGVESALDMGTSDRATRGNKRSKSTTSPMAVTCPEDGGSEFRGDDVTSSQQTNTEDYTKYTVQKLKQELTKHNFGAELLLLKNPNKKDILALYEKCVLQKS
- the LOC125848055 gene encoding NAC domain-containing protein 73-like; this translates as MAWCSQSTALPIISSSDQENNVIMITSKTRFITCPSCGHNIQLQHQRGIRHDLPGLPAGVKFDPSDGEILEHLEAKVLSDTHKIHPLIDDFILTIDGQNGICYTHPQKLPGVSKDGQVRHFFHRPSKAYTTGTRKRRKVHTEIDGGETRWHKTGKTRPVYISGVLKGYKKILVLYTNYGRQRKPEKTNWVMHQYHLGENEEEKDGELVVSKVFYQTQPRQCGSFAIKKPLDHHSNNIIINPVLKTTNFVDYYNPNPFISYNVESQSSPHDELIQNLVVHGDGSSFVIPSEASKEK